The Malus sylvestris chromosome 12, drMalSylv7.2, whole genome shotgun sequence genome contains a region encoding:
- the LOC126593846 gene encoding nudix hydrolase 15, mitochondrial-like, producing MHIVGQKLQMASIEDWGRSQTLHRLAKQLEFYKPPSAPDKSEDDNESDTSVNSGISFNSLAVGNEECSCVKLRLRERRAAVLICIFEGAEGELRVILTRRSMNLASHPGDVALPGGKMDKEDADESATALREAMEEIGLDPSLVQVVAKLECFMSQHLVTVVPVIGLVARIEDFKPVLNADEVDAIFDVPLEMFLKNDNHRFEEREWMGCKYILHLFDFESEQGPFLIWGLTASILIRVAAVIYQQPPLFQGHSLPDFQELQKALHSVHNVDVT from the exons ATGCATATAGTCggccaaaaattacaaatggCTAGCATAGAGGATTGGGGAAGAAGCCAAACTCTACACAGGCTTGCCAAGCAGCTTGAGTTTTACAAACCTCCCTCCGCACCAGATAAATCAGAGGATGATAACGAAAGCGATACATCTGTGAACTCTGGTATAAGCTTCAACTCCTTAGCAGTCGGCAATGAAGAGTGTTCTTGTGTCAAGttgagattgagagagagaagagcAGCTGTCCTGATATGCATCTTTGAGGGAGCTGAGGGTGAGCTAAGAGTTATTCTTACTAGGAGATCCATGAATTTGGCATCACACCCAG GAGATGTAGCATTGCCCGGCGGAAAAATGGATAAGGAAGATGCAGATGAATCTGCAACAGCACTAAGGGAAGCCATGGAAGAGATTGGACTCGATCCAAGCCTAGTTCAAGTTGTTGCAAAGCTAGAGTGCTTTATGTCCCAG CATTTGGTCACCGTTGTCCCAGTGATAGGACTGGTAGCTAGAATTGAAGATTTCAAGCCTGTACTCAACGCCGATGAAGTTGATGCCATTTTTGATGTTCCATTGGAGATGTTTCTCAAG AATGATAATCACAGATTTGAGGAGAGAGAATGGATGGGTTGCAAGTACATTCTCCATCTTTTCGATTTTGAATCAGAGCAAGGGCCGTTTCTAATTTGGGGACTAACTGCAAGCATTTTAATTCGGGTGGCCGCTGTCATCTACCAGCAGCCTCCATTATTCCAAGGACACAGCCTCCCTGACTTCCAAGAATTACAAAAAGCCTTGCATAGTGTGCATAATGTTGATGTAACATGA